The Pseudomonas sp. TH06 genome has a window encoding:
- a CDS encoding TcdA/TcdB pore-forming domain-containing protein: MRNVEGVNHEVEFVKLFKLADLEAALAVHKGNKNYEAMLRYYFACVAAADSSQLPEPLGLFRQTLEQMLGKGRVRRDDETPVSSAAGQIYDKVQGFESRIQSGIALLKTEATAVPKILHFAWLGGGLGAIQRDYLNIWKQVLAEHGYTLNLWYDGDGLLAHQTNKLIVEAAKADALAQVAGRDLTPTELADQYEARAIVLKQQMYAHINAAVANGGTADDARIDLLVRAYGQDPDGLEALRERNRISLQEMAKAGFNLRDLDAREVPLQLQDIYQREMRLRGNLAAASDVVRLEALYAESGSYADVDNLPPLVEHMGGVDVQAMEPSARLGVLQLLLNENPGWMPGRKNSEDHLTRIPPEHLPALRAFAKSSPALSQVFQAPTDLQARPFMLRAVSEGQKITNAFLMAHAGSATLQTVLQRIRFNYQLIDATMLLATQRGIALSDSEARWKLAESILEKHYGSLDALPDMQEIPARYLAFSAGSYFSDGVRPGSEGTIYLTGPGAVIDGMADYAMVHFSDSQTAMINKESTIGRYASVNRSTEEEQDHSWKDNAENEADWLEQEKKSWSAGDYATRYNGALGELLKGSTLEFEHGWPLIEGRSVLLTDVLQRLVDGLGEPFVNAMREGHNGAITFEQPLPLSFADRQSIKQQAASARPPVFPGDAKVQTLGLDEVLAGLGHGELDIVQTTPLQRLALGALLGMDSLHNQNFATFSGALDNLANGVRDLGASSRYAAIERHLYQRKDSAFLHGLAADFIDASTPSTSALELKKGALTKAHTLQQWGRYVAQIQQVATLEHRLQIGEQVDQVFAQMNASSVQPVPQDLMRNGLGETIGGRCFPLALMMSAALTQGQKASHRLRERCYLAILEPQQSDSIAFVEALEEMRGTPLGEVGTSLSRGDLAQITTALENHATTRTLMLNSDNHSMLVAKTVVDKVSTYHFYDPNFGVFEFTDPIMFKTALEHFFLKMGMAKYYAAYGASTRPTFDLIELDGERVAALPLSAGYEVAKVLTADPLPGQPAQKLRQRLNSAHGRSLVENAHLGRSLLGLDSHWWGQQMAEATTALQELHPSATTLVPLFDTLEVTAEGKYQLSLIDPAKPEHVVEVLSEDHRLLRIKTWLAEQFSTLARKPQSTAGVVDPTEAGSVHTLNAGFTIQALMNALRSREGEGRTLTTAVRLHAYVNYAQLVHGNVVDVVGLIRLVRTALNEEKVIARTVAPVVSEALGHAANEGVGAVLGLANVGFDIYQLATAQDDVEKAQFGTQLAFDSASLALTGTGVAAALTGASTAAAVLGGVGVIVGGLAVGVAALAQGFAGIARDAQAVGKFFADLEQAYRGVGYRFDATLGVWTVQPSLLVKRIDLSNGKLQLDSPKLYPLRDHFGVPDYDVDYARAIDIRQQLHLPGEIAFTPSAEQTIVLPCTPQTCYGYEYKALPFANWRHDKGFDTARRLEKIQADGTWLFRFSFYSFPSDYIVQRLFADYRETTLEVQLDAVERTLVVPSLPSVWKGKVSYRISSAGASCTLVLNRGASVELQSPSLKSCRWVLEAGWAGEADIRVERGELYIGDVHVKLSGHGAHAVLIRTASQQLFHVDQVKRQLDILEESAPAGLDEQALLQHYKALASEHRLLLPYTPVHDWLIPFESPQQPRRVTAWYDAHEERFLYIRTEDVGDTEEAQLALVAGGYAYFCVPDSYDIWQVDALSGLLKYRYRLLLGDGDSTIGKFQADAHGVVHFVQTISGVDGPRELSYLIHDGQLLLSSVIYDLHRELQAVVFASDTLADWSLLLGQYLAAPVLPEKEGFTVVDWQPAAYVSVSWAFAADKRDMVWVRSADRLLIHPQPLARHARGWKDSIRNLNDLLLMPMPDDADVFFVYNRIDQTLCRQQRTILQGQAQWSTRWIEPEGLTQVVAVEGGYLVLDDIGRFFNLNAQGDLQLGGLGEQWLKNRSQWWLALASVAKRYPVDSFAIVGLRNFAGDGNLNAWFVKDRLLLCDLGRDKEVRLLGVTPDNKAGWLFDLSSGAIWIQELIEPQNLDRAFGNGLQLLQTDALPIPGQEWADWQFAEVRVEGSGLYGTTRDGVSLQLRYQQPEVACAVNQHWVTAQDGPLVERLQALLSDVDHEDFVAVESLPESLQWYDAQSARLLRISGKTLPTDFALFGTQNPPQREAPTKVLLHEPRDGTVQVYPGMHSLGPFDYLHRNADVVTVEGQNRLDDLLPLIPDDVRTMVLRLGQGNVTCKLSKAAWLRLDSLIIDCRHALGEVPAVPGKLIWDFDTPEKLLFEIIEDHLLIVDPDSEHSLIFRDVCGADVTLRGEVFLAFKNRQSHAISTWVQRLQAGNVRTKNVTLRALMAEPASVD; encoded by the coding sequence ATGCGAAATGTTGAAGGCGTTAATCACGAGGTTGAGTTCGTAAAACTTTTCAAGTTGGCGGACCTTGAAGCGGCATTAGCCGTTCATAAAGGCAACAAAAATTATGAGGCGATGTTGCGTTATTACTTCGCTTGCGTGGCAGCAGCAGACTCTTCGCAATTGCCGGAACCGTTGGGGTTGTTCCGGCAGACGCTAGAACAAATGCTCGGCAAGGGGCGCGTCCGCCGCGATGACGAAACCCCGGTGTCCTCGGCGGCGGGACAAATCTACGACAAGGTGCAAGGGTTCGAATCGCGCATTCAATCGGGCATTGCCTTGCTTAAAACCGAGGCGACCGCTGTACCCAAAATCCTGCATTTTGCCTGGCTGGGTGGCGGCCTCGGCGCCATTCAGCGCGATTACCTCAATATCTGGAAACAGGTGCTGGCAGAGCACGGTTACACCCTCAATCTCTGGTACGACGGCGATGGGTTGCTGGCGCATCAAACCAACAAGCTGATCGTTGAGGCCGCCAAGGCCGATGCCTTGGCTCAAGTCGCCGGGCGCGATCTCACACCAACAGAGTTGGCTGACCAGTACGAGGCACGGGCGATTGTTCTGAAGCAACAAATGTATGCCCACATCAATGCCGCGGTTGCGAACGGCGGTACGGCCGATGACGCGCGAATCGATTTACTGGTTCGCGCCTATGGCCAGGATCCCGACGGGCTCGAAGCTCTCCGTGAACGCAATCGCATCAGCCTGCAGGAGATGGCCAAGGCCGGCTTCAATTTGCGTGATCTGGACGCGCGCGAAGTACCGTTGCAACTTCAGGATATCTACCAGCGTGAAATGCGCTTGCGCGGCAATCTGGCGGCAGCCTCCGACGTCGTTCGTCTTGAAGCGCTGTACGCCGAGAGCGGCAGTTATGCCGATGTCGATAACCTGCCGCCCTTGGTGGAACACATGGGCGGTGTCGATGTGCAGGCAATGGAGCCGAGTGCGCGCCTTGGCGTCTTGCAGTTGTTGCTGAATGAAAACCCTGGCTGGATGCCGGGGCGTAAAAACTCCGAAGATCACCTGACGCGCATTCCGCCAGAGCATTTGCCGGCGCTACGTGCATTCGCGAAAAGTTCTCCTGCACTGAGTCAGGTGTTTCAGGCGCCGACCGATTTGCAGGCCCGCCCCTTCATGCTGCGTGCCGTATCCGAAGGCCAGAAGATCACCAACGCGTTCCTGATGGCTCACGCCGGTTCCGCCACGTTACAAACGGTTCTGCAACGGATTCGGTTCAACTATCAACTGATCGATGCAACGATGCTGTTGGCTACGCAACGCGGTATTGCATTGTCCGATAGTGAGGCCAGGTGGAAGCTGGCCGAGTCTATTCTGGAGAAACACTACGGTTCACTGGACGCACTGCCGGATATGCAGGAGATTCCTGCAAGATATCTGGCATTTTCCGCCGGGTCTTACTTCAGTGATGGCGTGCGTCCTGGCAGCGAGGGCACCATTTATCTCACCGGACCCGGTGCGGTCATTGATGGTATGGCCGATTACGCCATGGTGCATTTCAGCGATTCGCAGACCGCCATGATCAACAAAGAGTCGACCATTGGCCGTTATGCCTCGGTCAACCGGTCCACCGAAGAGGAGCAGGATCACTCCTGGAAAGACAACGCGGAGAACGAGGCGGACTGGCTGGAGCAGGAGAAGAAAAGCTGGAGCGCCGGCGATTACGCGACCCGCTACAACGGTGCTCTCGGCGAATTGCTCAAGGGCTCGACCCTCGAGTTCGAACACGGCTGGCCCTTGATCGAAGGGCGCTCGGTATTGCTCACCGATGTCTTGCAGCGTCTGGTCGACGGACTCGGAGAGCCTTTCGTCAACGCGATGCGCGAAGGGCATAACGGTGCAATCACCTTTGAGCAACCACTGCCGCTGAGCTTCGCTGATCGTCAGTCGATCAAGCAGCAGGCTGCCAGTGCACGGCCTCCGGTGTTTCCCGGCGATGCAAAAGTCCAGACATTGGGGCTGGACGAAGTGCTGGCCGGGCTGGGGCATGGAGAACTGGACATTGTCCAGACCACCCCGTTGCAGCGCCTGGCGCTGGGTGCGTTGCTGGGGATGGACTCACTGCATAACCAGAACTTCGCGACATTCAGCGGTGCTCTGGATAACCTCGCCAACGGTGTTCGCGACCTCGGCGCATCGAGTCGTTACGCGGCCATCGAGCGACATCTTTATCAACGCAAGGATTCTGCCTTTCTTCACGGTCTGGCCGCTGACTTCATCGACGCTTCAACGCCATCGACCAGTGCGCTGGAGCTGAAGAAGGGGGCGCTGACGAAAGCGCATACCCTGCAGCAGTGGGGCCGCTATGTGGCGCAGATTCAGCAGGTCGCCACCCTCGAGCATCGCTTGCAGATCGGTGAACAGGTGGATCAGGTCTTTGCTCAGATGAATGCCAGCAGCGTCCAGCCGGTACCGCAGGATTTGATGCGCAACGGTCTCGGCGAGACCATCGGCGGGCGCTGCTTCCCCTTGGCGTTGATGATGAGCGCCGCCCTGACCCAGGGCCAGAAGGCATCCCATCGTCTGCGCGAACGCTGTTATCTGGCCATTCTCGAGCCGCAACAGAGTGATTCGATTGCCTTTGTAGAAGCGTTGGAAGAAATGCGTGGCACGCCACTGGGCGAGGTCGGCACGTCCTTGAGCCGGGGTGATCTGGCGCAGATCACCACTGCGCTGGAGAACCACGCGACCACCCGTACGCTGATGCTCAACTCTGACAATCATTCGATGCTGGTGGCAAAAACGGTGGTGGACAAGGTCAGCACCTATCACTTTTATGACCCTAACTTCGGCGTCTTCGAGTTCACCGACCCCATCATGTTCAAGACGGCGCTTGAGCATTTTTTCCTGAAGATGGGCATGGCGAAATACTATGCCGCGTACGGTGCCAGTACCCGGCCGACGTTCGATCTGATCGAACTGGACGGTGAACGGGTCGCCGCCTTGCCGCTGTCGGCCGGGTATGAAGTGGCCAAAGTGCTGACGGCGGACCCATTGCCGGGACAACCGGCACAAAAGCTGCGCCAGCGTTTGAACAGCGCCCATGGTCGGTCACTGGTCGAAAACGCGCATCTGGGGCGAAGCCTGCTGGGGCTGGACAGCCATTGGTGGGGCCAGCAAATGGCTGAGGCGACGACGGCCCTGCAAGAGCTGCACCCTTCGGCAACCACCCTGGTGCCGTTGTTCGACACGCTTGAGGTCACGGCCGAAGGCAAGTATCAATTGAGCCTGATCGATCCGGCGAAGCCTGAACACGTGGTTGAAGTGCTCAGCGAAGACCACCGGCTGCTGCGGATAAAGACATGGTTGGCCGAGCAGTTTTCCACTCTGGCGCGCAAACCACAGTCGACTGCGGGTGTGGTCGATCCGACCGAGGCCGGCAGCGTTCATACGCTCAACGCCGGCTTCACCATTCAGGCGTTGATGAACGCGTTGCGCAGCCGCGAAGGCGAGGGGCGCACGCTGACCACTGCCGTGCGTCTGCACGCATACGTCAACTATGCACAGTTGGTGCATGGCAACGTGGTCGACGTGGTCGGGCTGATCCGCTTGGTGCGCACGGCCCTCAATGAAGAAAAGGTCATCGCTCGCACCGTGGCGCCCGTGGTCAGCGAAGCGTTGGGCCACGCCGCCAATGAAGGTGTCGGCGCTGTGCTGGGGCTGGCCAACGTCGGCTTTGATATCTATCAGTTGGCGACCGCTCAGGACGATGTGGAAAAGGCCCAGTTCGGCACCCAATTGGCGTTTGACTCTGCCAGCCTGGCATTGACGGGTACGGGGGTTGCTGCGGCATTGACCGGTGCCTCGACTGCTGCGGCGGTGCTCGGTGGCGTCGGGGTGATTGTGGGTGGCCTTGCCGTCGGTGTCGCGGCACTCGCCCAGGGTTTCGCCGGCATTGCTCGCGATGCGCAGGCCGTCGGTAAATTTTTCGCTGATCTGGAACAGGCTTATCGCGGGGTCGGCTACCGCTTCGATGCCACCCTGGGTGTCTGGACCGTGCAGCCTTCACTGTTGGTCAAACGCATCGATCTGAGCAACGGCAAATTGCAGCTCGACAGCCCGAAGCTGTACCCGCTACGTGATCACTTCGGCGTACCGGACTATGACGTCGACTACGCCCGGGCGATTGATATCCGCCAGCAGCTGCACTTGCCGGGAGAGATCGCATTTACGCCATCCGCCGAGCAGACCATCGTACTGCCGTGCACACCGCAGACTTGCTACGGCTATGAGTACAAGGCGTTGCCGTTTGCCAACTGGCGCCACGACAAAGGATTCGATACGGCCCGGCGTCTGGAAAAAATTCAGGCGGACGGTACATGGCTGTTCCGCTTTTCGTTTTATTCGTTTCCTTCCGATTACATCGTGCAGCGACTGTTTGCCGATTACCGCGAAACGACGCTTGAGGTGCAGCTGGACGCGGTCGAGCGCACGTTGGTGGTGCCGTCGCTGCCAAGCGTCTGGAAAGGCAAGGTCTCGTACAGGATTTCCAGCGCCGGCGCCTCCTGCACGCTGGTGCTCAATCGTGGTGCCAGCGTCGAGTTGCAGTCGCCGAGTCTTAAAAGTTGCCGTTGGGTGCTGGAGGCGGGCTGGGCCGGCGAAGCGGATATCCGCGTCGAGCGAGGTGAGTTGTACATCGGCGATGTTCACGTGAAATTGTCCGGTCATGGGGCTCATGCCGTGCTGATCCGCACGGCCAGTCAGCAACTGTTCCACGTTGATCAGGTCAAGCGTCAGTTGGACATCCTCGAAGAGAGTGCACCCGCCGGACTCGATGAGCAGGCGTTGCTCCAGCATTACAAAGCGTTGGCTAGCGAGCATCGTCTGTTGCTGCCCTACACGCCGGTTCATGACTGGCTGATCCCGTTCGAATCACCGCAGCAGCCCCGTCGAGTTACCGCCTGGTATGACGCCCACGAAGAGCGCTTCCTGTACATCCGCACCGAGGACGTCGGGGATACCGAGGAGGCGCAGCTGGCGCTGGTCGCCGGTGGCTATGCGTATTTCTGCGTGCCGGACAGCTACGACATCTGGCAAGTGGATGCGCTCAGCGGCCTGCTCAAGTATCGATACCGATTACTGTTGGGTGACGGCGACAGCACGATTGGCAAGTTCCAGGCCGATGCCCACGGCGTGGTTCATTTTGTGCAAACGATCAGCGGCGTCGATGGTCCACGCGAGTTGAGTTATCTGATCCATGACGGTCAGTTGCTGCTCAGTTCGGTGATTTACGACCTGCATCGCGAGTTGCAGGCCGTCGTGTTTGCCAGCGATACGCTGGCCGACTGGTCATTGCTGCTCGGCCAGTATCTGGCCGCGCCCGTGCTACCTGAGAAGGAAGGGTTCACAGTCGTGGACTGGCAGCCGGCGGCCTATGTTTCGGTCAGTTGGGCATTCGCTGCAGACAAGCGCGACATGGTATGGGTGCGCAGCGCGGATCGACTGCTGATCCACCCACAGCCGCTGGCTCGCCATGCCCGCGGCTGGAAAGACTCGATCAGGAACCTCAACGATCTGCTGCTGATGCCGATGCCAGACGACGCTGATGTGTTCTTCGTCTACAACCGAATCGACCAGACCCTTTGCCGCCAGCAGCGAACCATTCTGCAAGGCCAGGCGCAATGGTCGACCCGCTGGATCGAGCCCGAAGGGCTGACGCAGGTGGTGGCCGTCGAGGGCGGGTATCTGGTACTCGATGACATCGGACGCTTCTTTAATCTGAATGCCCAGGGCGATTTGCAGCTGGGCGGCCTCGGTGAGCAATGGCTGAAGAATCGCTCGCAATGGTGGCTGGCGCTGGCGTCGGTCGCCAAACGCTATCCCGTCGACAGTTTCGCGATTGTCGGGTTACGCAACTTCGCCGGTGACGGCAATCTCAATGCCTGGTTTGTCAAAGACCGTCTGCTGTTGTGTGACCTGGGGCGCGACAAGGAAGTACGTCTGCTGGGGGTGACGCCGGATAACAAGGCCGGTTGGTTGTTCGACCTGTCCAGTGGGGCAATCTGGATCCAGGAACTGATTGAACCGCAGAACCTTGACCGCGCCTTCGGCAACGGCTTGCAGCTGTTGCAGACGGACGCACTGCCGATTCCAGGCCAGGAGTGGGCCGACTGGCAATTTGCTGAAGTGCGTGTTGAGGGCTCCGGGTTATATGGCACAACACGCGATGGCGTGTCGCTGCAACTGCGCTATCAGCAGCCAGAGGTGGCCTGCGCGGTCAATCAGCACTGGGTGACGGCGCAGGACGGCCCTCTGGTCGAGCGACTGCAAGCCTTGTTGAGCGACGTTGATCACGAAGATTTTGTCGCCGTGGAGTCCTTGCCTGAGAGCCTGCAATGGTATGACGCGCAAAGCGCCAGGCTGCTGCGCATAAGCGGTAAAACCCTGCCCACTGACTTCGCACTGTTCGGCACGCAAAACCCGCCACAGAGAGAGGCGCCCACCAAGGTGTTGCTGCACGAGCCCCGGGACGGCACGGTGCAGGTTTATCCGGGCATGCACAGTCTCGGACCGTTCGACTACCTGCATCGCAATGCCGACGTGGTGACCGTGGAGGGGCAGAACAGGCTGGACGATTTGCTGCCGCTGATTCCCGATGACGTCAGGACGATGGTGCTGCGGCTGGGGCAGGGCAATGTTACCTGCAAGCTGTCGAAGGCCGCCTGGTTGCGGCTCGACTCGCTGATCATCGATTGCCGTCATGCGCTGGGTGAAGTGCCGGCGGTGCCGGGCAAGTTGATCTGGGATTTTGATACGCCGGAAAAACTGCTGTTCGAGATCATTGAGGATCATTTGCTGATCGTTGACCCGGACAGTGAACACAGCCTGATCTTCCGTGATGTCTGTGGCGCTGACGTGACGTTGCGCGGCGAGGTCTTCCTCGCATTCAAAAACCGCCAATCCCATGCCATATCGACCTGGGTGCAGCGCTTGCAGGCCGGCAACGTGCGCACGAAAAACGTGACGTTGCGGGCGCTGATGGCAGAGCCAGCGAGCGTCGATTAA